A window of Halovivax gelatinilyticus genomic DNA:
CGGTCTCGAAGAAGATAACGGCTCGTTCGTCATCTTCGGACCACTCATCGAATTCATCAACGTCAAGACTCTCTGGTTCCGCGTTGAATCCAGCGTTGTTCTGTACGACGGTAAGGTTGAACGGATTATCGACAGCGAAGAATCCGTTGCCTTTGATCTCAACTGCCACGTAGTCGCCTGCAGCGACCGTGCCGTCAGCTTCGGCTCCGTACTCATCGAGGGTATCAACATCGTCGTCATTGACGACGTAAGTGGTGACGTCCTCGATGGCGCCGTTACTGAAGCGGAAGACACCGCGGTCGTGGCGGTCATCCTCGTCCTCGTGGTACAGGTTCATGTCGAAGCTGTTGGTCCACTCGTTGTAGACTTCGAGCTGGGTTGCTGCGTCCCAGTCTGCACCTTCAGTGACTTCGAAGTTACCGTTCTCTGTCGTGGCGATATCATCGTCATCACCGGTTCCGAGTTTGGTCGTGTCGATATCGATCTCGACATCCTCATCGTCGTCAGCTCCCGTGAGCTCACCTTTGAGGACCGTGATTGGGTCATCTTCGCCTTCAGGCGTCCAGTCAATCGATAGGATTGCGCGGTCGGTGTTATCGAGTTCGAGCGTCACCGTGTTTTGGTCACCGAGAATACCCTCTGCGACGCCAGTGCCGGAGAAGCTAACGTGCGCATCGTCCTCATCGAGGACCTCGATGCTAAAGTCATCCTCAGCGACGGTGTCGGCAGCACTCACGGTGAAGTTGTATTCACCGGCTGCGACTTCGTCGAAGTCAACGTTAACGGTCTCGTCGTTGCCGAGATCGGCGACAACTGCAACGTCATTACCGTCCGCGTCCTCTCCGAGATCAGCGCCTTCGATCATGCCTGCGAGATCGTCAGCGTCGAAGTCTTCGCTGGTGATCTCAGCGTCGTAGCCGGAGCGGTCGGACTCGATCGAGACGTCTGCGTCACCGTCAGGTGCGACGGATTCGTCAAGCGCGGTCGCGACGATGGTCTGTCCACGGATGTCGATTTCAGCGGTTTCGCCATCGTGGCTGACCTCGTACGTACCTGGTCCGAGGAACTGGCTGGCCGTGTTCAGCGTAGCGACGCCTTCGTCGATGCTCAGTTCAGTACCTCGATCGCCATCGACTTCGCTGACGTCAACAACCCCGTCATCTGACAGGGCTTCTTCATTGATCTGATCGAACTCTACCACTTCGCCTTCGTAGAAGTTGTCGCCGTCCGAGATGGTGACTGGGTCATCATCTGCGGCAACGGAGCCGGCAAACGCAGCCGACATAGCAACAACGGACAGCACCATAAGCGCGGCCAGGAACACTGCCTGTCCCTTTTCGCGGAATGATGTCGTATTGCGTGTCATGTATTATGTTATGTTGTGTTAGTTCGCGTGTTGCGGTCGATGCACCGGGTAGCGTTCACGTCTCCACCAGCCCGGCGCGGGTGGATTCGCTTATCGGCCTCCCGGGTAGGGGTACCCTATCCTTACTAACGACCCGTAATAAGTTTTCTAGTTTCGGATTGTCAGTCCTGATGATGCGTAAGCGGGTGTTACCCCCCGAAGAACCCCCGAAATCGGCGTATTTCCATCGGTTTGGGATTTTCCAGCGACTGCCATTTATATACCCTATTCCGTGTCGGGGCGTTGAACAGTTCCGGTAGTCCGATATTACAGCGATTTCGGCCGATGAGCCATAGCGATTTCGCTCGAAGGGTGGTCGACAATAGCGGCTTACCCACGCGCGAAGAACAATTATTTCATTGAGCGTCAGTCACATCGCCAGCGTCAATCGGCGGTCGTCGTCAGAAGTCGAGCACCATCACCCGACAGCCACAGGGTGAAAGGACGTGTGCGTCCGGCCCCGAGGAGGTGACTCCGAACACCGGATAGTGACACTTCGGACACCGATCGTCCGTCGGCAGCGCCTCGTCCGGCACGGAAGCCATGTCGACGTCCGCCAGCTCGCGCGGATCGACAGTCCCCCCGTCGTGCCGGTCGAGGACTGACGCCTCGTCGTCGGACGCCGCCGCTGGCGTCGCGTCCGAGGCCGATTCCGCGTCTCGATCGCTCATCCACCCACCCCAGCAGGTAGAACGCGACCGATGGACGACGCCGGGAGTGGCCGCTGTCCGTGCGGGTTCTCGGCGTCGCGAAGAACATACCATCGTCGTAACTGTCGATACCGCGGGCGTGCGAGACCTTTTTGTCTCGTGGGCGGATACGCAAACATGGCTTCAATTCCATTCTAGGGTTGGAAGCCACGTCCTGGGTGTTGGCGCACCCGGGGCATTTTTCGTGCGTGCCCCCGCGCGTCGTGAGCACGTGGCTTCCATGTACGGGTAGAATGTGAAATAATATATAGCTACTGGTTGGTAGAGATTGATATGAGCGGTCGAAAATCGAGCGTAGTAAAGGGAGCGTCGGTCGACGATGTGACGGACGACCGCCGATAGCGGTGACCATCATGCCCGACGAACCCAACACCAACACGCCTGAAACCACCGATGGCGAGCACACTGACTCTACTGACAAAGCGATCGCCATGCACGATATCGAAGCGGAAGCGGGG
This region includes:
- a CDS encoding BGTF surface domain-containing protein; translated protein: MTRNTTSFREKGQAVFLAALMVLSVVAMSAAFAGSVAADDDPVTISDGDNFYEGEVVEFDQINEEALSDDGVVDVSEVDGDRGTELSIDEGVATLNTASQFLGPGTYEVSHDGETAEIDIRGQTIVATALDESVAPDGDADVSIESDRSGYDAEITSEDFDADDLAGMIEGADLGEDADGNDVAVVADLGNDETVNVDFDEVAAGEYNFTVSAADTVAEDDFSIEVLDEDDAHVSFSGTGVAEGILGDQNTVTLELDNTDRAILSIDWTPEGEDDPITVLKGELTGADDDEDVEIDIDTTKLGTGDDDDIATTENGNFEVTEGADWDAATQLEVYNEWTNSFDMNLYHEDEDDRHDRGVFRFSNGAIEDVTTYVVNDDDVDTLDEYGAEADGTVAAGDYVAVEIKGNGFFAVDNPFNLTVVQNNAGFNAEPESLDVDEFDEWSEDDERAVIFFETGEETGAEEGFGFDVDLNMVADASEEAFDEANPYAAEAQSFEDMFTVEERTLAFDEELFEVAADEGQEITGTSNAAPGAIIELEAEAGEPHPFYIPADTEVEADGTWTAAMDFSGQIEDVEFDLSAAEVDGPSAQAEGLIGEVGDDPFLGISANAPAEVETGDDATLDVTITNTGAGTAEGTVTVTVAGEEVVSEDVELESGDSTDFSHDFDTAAEGDIEWEVETDDDSDSGVLTVADEEEQPPSDDGQDDEGDDHAPEDDDDDDDDDDDGTPGFGVAVALVALLSAAMLALRRMD